The Hymenobacter sp. GOD-10R genome includes a window with the following:
- a CDS encoding (2Fe-2S) ferredoxin domain-containing protein, with protein MKLDHHLFVCTNQKSGVGEDLAKALKKELKKQHLKSVFADGEKYKNRVQTCNCLDLCKHCKKGDGAAVVVYPEGIFYGDVEPSDAAEIVHDHLGAGQVVTRLLLD; from the coding sequence ATGAAACTCGACCATCATCTTTTTGTCTGCACCAACCAGAAAAGCGGCGTGGGTGAAGACCTAGCCAAAGCCCTAAAGAAGGAACTGAAGAAGCAGCATCTCAAGTCCGTCTTTGCGGATGGAGAGAAATACAAGAACCGCGTGCAAACCTGCAACTGCTTGGATTTGTGTAAGCATTGCAAGAAAGGCGACGGCGCCGCTGTGGTTGTTTATCCCGAAGGCATCTTCTACGGCGACGTAGAACCTAGCGACGCTGCCGAAATCGTGCACGACCACCTAGGTGCGG
- a CDS encoding PH domain-containing protein, whose product MGILDSLLGNASESDAQSLQQELTRLLGAGEQIQKAYAIFRDQLIFTNKRLILANKQGVTGKKVEYLSIPYRSVERFSMETTGHFDLESELKIWVRGQVEPLGFTFSNDTSIYDVYRTLGEHAL is encoded by the coding sequence ATGGGAATTCTCGATAGCCTTCTCGGCAATGCATCCGAAAGCGATGCCCAATCGTTGCAGCAAGAGCTTACGCGCCTGTTAGGTGCCGGCGAGCAGATACAAAAAGCATACGCCATCTTCCGTGACCAGCTCATTTTTACCAACAAGCGCCTCATCTTGGCCAACAAGCAGGGCGTGACGGGCAAGAAAGTGGAATACTTGAGTATCCCTTACCGCAGCGTCGAGCGATTTTCAATGGAAACGACCGGCCATTTCGACCTCGAGTCGGAGTTAAAAATCTGGGTACGGGGGCAAGTAGAACCACTCGGTTTCACTTTCAGCAACGATACGAGCATCTACGACGTGTACCGCACCCTCGGGGAACATGCGCTGTAG
- a CDS encoding 1,4-beta-xylanase: MRKISALLLGLLLLGAPAVQAQKVKTKVKATSAAMSATQGARWSTEKANAWYQGRQWMSGANFIPSTAINQLEMWQADSFDPQTIDKELGWAEGIGFNTMRVFLHSLAWKQDPAGFKKRLNDYLALADKHHIQTMFVFFDDCWNKTYQPGKQPAPKPGIHNSGWVQDPGDPASRDSATFVQLKPYVTDVLTSFAHDKRILLWDLYNEPGNGNKGVASLPLLRNVFAWAQAANPDQPLSAGLWNWDSGFKELNAFQATHSDVMTYHCYDDVPAHERIISLLSTHNRPLLCTEYMARPRNSRFVNMMPLLKKYNVAALNWGLVAGKTNTKYQWDVPIADGSEPNEWFHEVFRPDGTAYHQDEADFIKKMNSK, translated from the coding sequence ATGAGGAAAATTTCCGCTCTGTTGCTTGGTTTGCTGCTGCTCGGTGCGCCAGCAGTGCAGGCTCAAAAAGTCAAAACGAAGGTCAAGGCGACTAGCGCTGCTATGTCCGCTACTCAGGGGGCACGCTGGTCTACTGAGAAAGCCAATGCGTGGTACCAAGGTCGGCAGTGGATGTCGGGCGCTAATTTTATTCCTAGCACTGCCATCAACCAGCTGGAAATGTGGCAAGCCGATAGTTTTGACCCTCAAACCATTGACAAAGAGCTAGGGTGGGCCGAAGGCATTGGCTTCAATACCATGCGTGTGTTTCTGCACAGCTTAGCGTGGAAGCAAGACCCAGCGGGCTTCAAGAAGCGGCTGAACGACTACCTAGCTTTGGCCGACAAACACCACATCCAAACGATGTTCGTGTTTTTCGACGACTGCTGGAACAAGACCTACCAGCCGGGAAAGCAGCCGGCGCCAAAACCGGGTATACACAACTCGGGTTGGGTGCAAGATCCCGGCGACCCAGCTTCGCGTGACTCAGCTACATTCGTGCAGTTGAAACCGTATGTAACCGATGTGCTGACCAGCTTTGCCCACGACAAGCGCATTCTGCTGTGGGACTTGTATAATGAGCCCGGCAACGGGAACAAAGGCGTGGCCTCGTTGCCACTGCTGCGTAATGTGTTTGCTTGGGCCCAAGCTGCCAACCCGGATCAGCCGCTGAGCGCTGGTCTGTGGAACTGGGACTCAGGTTTTAAAGAACTGAATGCGTTTCAGGCGACACATTCCGATGTGATGACTTATCACTGCTACGATGATGTGCCAGCACACGAACGTATCATTTCGCTGCTCTCGACGCACAATCGGCCACTGCTCTGCACTGAGTACATGGCGCGGCCGCGCAACTCGCGCTTCGTCAATATGATGCCTTTGTTGAAGAAATACAACGTGGCTGCCCTCAACTGGGGCCTAGTAGCCGGCAAGACCAATACGAAGTACCAATGGGATGTGCCCATTGCCGACGGTAGCGAACCAAATGAGTGGTTTCACGAGGTATTCCGTCCCGATGGCACGGCCTACCACCAGGATGAAGCCGATTTCATCAAGAAAATGAATAGCAAATAG
- a CDS encoding carboxypeptidase-like regulatory domain-containing protein: MFGFVRFRLLTAGLVLALIIVLVGVAAPARAQGQRAVVQFTGIVATGDSLLGVPGASIFVPKAGRGTATNEYGYFSLPVLAGDSIIIRSLGYRNQTVVVPADYTRQSYSVIVQLKEDATILPEVRIFPYATEKEFKQAFLALRLPKQRGSRAAENLSPEIMQRIFNNAPVTSMGNYRQTMQLQQNDYNRRMGTAPSPYTSNPLLNPFSWLQLINQIKNGDFKKKDSDD; encoded by the coding sequence ATGTTTGGTTTTGTTCGATTTCGTTTGCTTACGGCGGGCTTAGTTCTCGCTCTAATCATCGTGTTGGTCGGCGTGGCCGCGCCAGCACGCGCGCAAGGGCAGAGGGCCGTAGTGCAGTTCACGGGTATTGTGGCCACGGGCGACAGTTTGCTAGGGGTGCCGGGCGCCTCCATCTTCGTTCCGAAAGCTGGTCGCGGTACGGCTACCAACGAGTACGGATACTTTTCGCTGCCAGTGTTAGCCGGCGATAGTATCATCATTCGGTCGCTGGGCTACCGGAACCAAACCGTGGTAGTGCCCGCCGACTACACGCGCCAGAGCTACTCCGTGATTGTGCAGCTGAAGGAAGATGCTACCATTCTGCCCGAAGTGCGCATCTTCCCTTATGCTACCGAAAAGGAGTTTAAGCAAGCTTTCCTAGCCCTGCGCTTGCCCAAGCAACGAGGTTCGCGGGCCGCCGAAAACCTCAGCCCCGAGATTATGCAGCGCATCTTCAACAATGCTCCTGTTACGAGCATGGGCAACTACCGGCAAACCATGCAGCTCCAACAAAACGACTATAACCGGCGCATGGGCACGGCACCTTCGCCGTACACGTCCAACCCCTTGCTAAACCCATTCAGTTGGCTACAGTTGATCAACCAGATCAAAAACGGGGATTTTAAGAAAAAAGACAGCGACGACTAA
- a CDS encoding glycoside hydrolase family 43 protein: MPLILGAVLSISLLLGGCARPQSQSAAASTSAAATFANPLLPSGADPWTTYHDGYYYYTHTTGRNLTLWKTKSLAELKTAEKKVVWTPPDTGPNSRDIWAPELHYLQGKWYLYYSADAGTNQTHRVWVLENSSPDPLEGTWIDRGKIADPANDKWAIDGSVFENKDKLYFIWSGWEGDANGRQSIYLAPMKNPWTLAGPRVLVSTPTYDWERNGDLNSPNDPAHVDVNEGPEVLRHGNKLFLVYSASGCWTDFYALGMLTASANDDLLNPASWTKTATPVFQQSAANKVYAPGHNSFFTSPDGKQNWILYHANDEPGQGCGRFRSPRMQPFTWRTDGTPDFGTPVQTGQVLPEPPAARK, translated from the coding sequence GTGCCGCTGATTCTTGGTGCAGTACTGAGTATCAGCCTGCTGCTAGGTGGCTGCGCCCGGCCGCAAAGTCAATCAGCGGCGGCTTCTACCTCAGCGGCTGCTACATTTGCCAACCCGCTGCTGCCATCCGGCGCTGACCCGTGGACTACTTACCACGATGGGTACTACTATTACACCCATACCACGGGCCGTAACCTTACGCTCTGGAAGACCAAAAGCCTCGCGGAGCTGAAAACAGCGGAGAAAAAGGTGGTGTGGACGCCGCCTGACACTGGCCCTAACAGCCGTGACATTTGGGCGCCCGAGCTGCACTACTTGCAAGGGAAATGGTACCTATACTATTCGGCGGATGCTGGTACCAACCAAACGCACCGCGTATGGGTGCTCGAAAACAGCTCGCCCGATCCGCTCGAAGGTACTTGGATCGACCGCGGGAAGATAGCGGATCCGGCCAACGACAAATGGGCTATCGATGGGTCGGTATTTGAGAATAAAGACAAGCTGTATTTTATCTGGTCGGGTTGGGAAGGCGACGCCAATGGGCGCCAGAGCATCTACCTAGCTCCTATGAAAAACCCGTGGACCTTGGCCGGACCGCGGGTACTGGTATCGACCCCCACGTACGATTGGGAGCGAAACGGTGATCTTAACAGTCCCAATGACCCAGCTCACGTCGACGTGAACGAGGGACCCGAAGTATTGCGGCACGGCAACAAGCTGTTTCTGGTTTATTCAGCCAGTGGCTGCTGGACTGACTTCTACGCCCTCGGCATGTTGACTGCTTCGGCAAACGACGACCTGCTCAACCCAGCTTCCTGGACCAAAACGGCAACGCCGGTTTTCCAGCAGTCGGCTGCTAACAAGGTATACGCCCCCGGCCACAATTCCTTCTTTACCTCACCCGATGGCAAGCAGAACTGGATCCTATACCACGCCAACGATGAGCCTGGCCAAGGATGCGGCCGTTTCCGCTCGCCGAGAATGCAGCCCTTCACGTGGCGCACCGACGGCACGCCTGACTTCGGCACACCCGTGCAGACCGGGCAGGTACTACCGGAGCCGCCTGCGGCGCGCAAGTAA
- a CDS encoding NAD(P)/FAD-dependent oxidoreductase, translating into MDANIPVSAHPRVVIVGCGFGGLRLAKELRDAPVQVVMIDRNNYHKFQPLLYQVATGALEPDSIAYPIRKIFAGQSNFFYRMADVQCIDSKSSVIVTTVGEIHYDHLVIATGSLTNFFGNEAIEKHSMQIKSIPNALNLRSFIFQNFEKALLTNNPEEYQALMNIVVVGGGATGVEISGSLAEMRRHVLPKDYPELDLEQMQIFLVESGGALLKPMSKKSQDDSRRYLEDLGVKVRLNTRVLRYENSRVYYSDTEYIPTDNLIWAAGVNGAEVPGLPPEAIARNKRINVNRWNRVDGFENIYAIGDVANMITDDMPQGLPMLAPVAQQQGTHLGKNFKRILKGQAPLDFKYYNKGVMAIVSRNKAVVDLPRDIHFNGIFGWFTWLFVHLMTLVGFRNKVVAFADWAIGYFSSDQALRLIIRPFNRLDMKDDKGKKAAERQNATPQYNPTPPAIQTPVTT; encoded by the coding sequence ATGGATGCAAATATTCCGGTTTCTGCTCACCCGCGGGTTGTAATTGTTGGCTGTGGTTTTGGTGGTCTGCGGTTGGCGAAAGAGTTACGTGACGCTCCGGTGCAGGTCGTCATGATTGACCGTAACAACTACCACAAGTTTCAGCCGCTGCTTTACCAAGTTGCTACGGGTGCTCTCGAACCCGATAGCATTGCCTATCCCATCCGGAAAATTTTTGCCGGTCAGAGCAACTTCTTCTATCGCATGGCCGATGTGCAGTGCATCGACTCGAAGAGTAGCGTAATCGTAACGACGGTAGGAGAAATCCACTACGATCATTTGGTGATAGCCACCGGCTCCCTCACCAACTTCTTCGGCAATGAGGCCATCGAAAAGCATAGCATGCAGATCAAGAGCATCCCGAATGCCTTGAATTTGCGCAGCTTTATCTTCCAGAACTTCGAGAAAGCCCTGCTCACCAACAACCCCGAGGAATACCAGGCCCTCATGAATATCGTGGTGGTTGGAGGCGGCGCCACGGGCGTGGAGATTAGCGGCTCGCTGGCCGAAATGCGCCGCCACGTATTGCCCAAAGACTACCCCGAGCTAGACCTAGAGCAGATGCAGATCTTTCTAGTCGAGTCGGGTGGGGCACTGTTGAAGCCGATGTCGAAGAAGTCACAAGACGATTCGCGGCGGTACTTAGAAGACCTAGGGGTGAAAGTGCGCCTGAATACCAGAGTATTGCGTTACGAAAATAGTCGCGTGTATTACTCTGACACCGAGTATATTCCGACGGACAACCTTATCTGGGCTGCCGGGGTGAATGGGGCCGAAGTCCCCGGCTTGCCACCCGAGGCCATTGCGCGCAACAAGCGCATCAACGTGAACCGCTGGAACCGAGTCGACGGCTTCGAGAACATCTACGCTATCGGCGACGTGGCGAACATGATAACCGACGATATGCCGCAGGGCTTGCCGATGCTGGCGCCCGTGGCGCAGCAGCAGGGCACGCACCTAGGCAAGAACTTCAAGCGCATTCTGAAAGGCCAGGCGCCGCTCGATTTCAAGTACTACAACAAGGGAGTCATGGCGATTGTGAGCCGCAACAAAGCGGTTGTTGATCTGCCCAGAGACATTCACTTCAATGGTATCTTCGGCTGGTTCACCTGGCTCTTTGTGCACCTAATGACGCTCGTAGGCTTCCGCAACAAGGTAGTAGCCTTTGCCGATTGGGCTATTGGTTATTTCAGCTCCGATCAGGCATTGCGCCTCATCATTCGTCCTTTCAATCGCCTCGACATGAAAGACGACAAAGGTAAGAAAGCCGCTGAACGTCAGAATGCTACTCCTCAATATAATCCCACGCCGCCGGCTATTCAGACGCCGGTAACAACCTAG
- a CDS encoding metalloregulator ArsR/SmtB family transcription factor yields MRLKHFTVAFGQQVFKAFGDESRVRILHLLWRNQEMCISDLEQVLDFTQTKTSRQLLYLKNAGLVSFRRLDNWVFYFLKDETADLVQQLLAFMERDPQLMHDQQIYKTLWSNRELAAYKLQNRRWTGTISE; encoded by the coding sequence ATGCGCCTAAAACACTTTACCGTTGCATTCGGCCAGCAAGTATTTAAAGCATTCGGCGACGAGTCGCGGGTACGCATCCTGCATTTGCTGTGGCGTAATCAGGAAATGTGCATTTCTGACCTGGAACAAGTGCTCGACTTCACGCAAACGAAAACGTCGCGCCAACTCTTATACTTAAAAAACGCTGGGCTTGTAAGCTTCCGACGGCTTGACAACTGGGTATTCTATTTCCTGAAGGATGAAACGGCCGATCTAGTTCAACAACTACTCGCCTTCATGGAGCGCGACCCGCAGCTCATGCACGACCAACAGATCTATAAAACGTTGTGGTCGAACCGGGAGCTAGCCGCGTACAAACTACAGAACCGCCGCTGGACCGGCACCATCTCCGAATGA